From the Mesorhizobium koreense genome, the window TCACCAGGAGCGCGAAATTGGCGATCCAGCCGAGGAGCCCGTAGGCGCCGATCATGAAAACGACGACAAGGATCGACCCAATCACGGCCGACATCTTGCCGGCATTGATGGAATCCTGGCCAAGACCTGGGCCGACCGTCCGCTCCTCGACAATGGTCAGATTGGCCGGCAGCGCGCCCGCACGCAGCAGGACAGCGAGATCGTTGGCGCTCTGCACGGTGAAATTACCGGAAATCTGACCCGTACCGCCGAGGATCGGCTCGCGGATCACCGGCGCCGATATCACCTTGTTGTCGAGGATGATCGCAAAGAGCTTGCCGACATTCTGTTGGCTGGCAATACCGAAACGGGTCGCGCCCTTATTGTCGAAACGGAAGGAGACGATCGGCTCGCCGGTGCGCTGGTCGAAGCCGGATTGCGCGTCGACCAGATCCTCGCCCGACACGATGACCCGGTTCTCGATCAGGTACGGCACCGGCGGATTGTCGGTCGAATACATGATCGTATCGCTGGCCGGGGCTCGCCCCGACTTGACGGCATCCTCGACCGAATTCGACTGGTCGACCATCTGGAAGGTGAGCTTGGCGGTCTTGCCGAGGATTTCCTTCAGCCGCTGCGGGTCCTGGAGGCCCGGCACCTGGACAAGGATACGATCGGTGCCTTGGCGCTGGATGATCGGCTCGGTAGTGCCCAGTTCGTTGACGCGGCGGCTGACCACCTCGATCGACTTGGTCAGCGCCGAAGAGACGCGGTAGTTGATGCCTTCGTCGGTCAGCGTGAAGCGAAGCAGCCCCGGTTCGGGCTCCTCAAGCGTCGTCTCTGTCAGCGAGCCGCCGCCGAAGAGACCGGACTGGACCGGATTGGTGAGATCCACCAGCGCCTTCTTGGCCGCATCGACCTGCGATTTGTCGCGGATGCGCACCTGCACCGTCTTGCCCGAGCCGCTAAGGCCGGTATAGCCGACACGAGCATCGCGCAACTTGCTTCTGATCTCGTCGCGTATCGCCGCCACCCGCTCGTCGACCAGGCTCTTGCGATCGAGTTGGAGAAGAATGTGCGAACCGCCCTGGAGGTCCAGGCCGAGCGTCATCTGCGTCTTCGGCAGCCAGTCGGGAAGCTTCTCCAGCGTCGCCTTGGGAAAAAGGTTCGGCGCCGCAAAAATCACGCTGGCCAGGACGGAAAGCCAGATCAGAACCGTCTTCCAGCGTGAGAAATAAAGCATTGCGTTTTGTTATCCGTCGAGGAATTCCGGGCAATACCGCCCCGAAAATGGTTATTTCTTGGCGTTCTGATTGGCCACCGGCTCACCGCGCACGCGCACTTCCGCAATAGTCGAACGCACCGCGGTGACCTTGGTGCCGCCGCCGAGATCGATTTCGACCTCGTTGTCGTCGGTCACCTTCGTCACCTTGCCGACGAGGCCGCCGCCGGTGACCACCGTATCGCCGCGCCTCAGCGCCGAAAGCATCTCGTTGCGCTTCTTCAACTGCTGGCGCTGCGGGCGAATGATCAGGAAATACATGATCACGAAGATCAGGATGAAAGGCAGGACGCTGATCAGCATGTCCGGGGTGCCGCCCGTGGCCGTCTGTGCGTATGCGGGTGTCACGAACATCCAAATCTCCTGAAAATGGCCGAAGCCGGAAAGTGGCCCGAATATAAGTATTGCGGAGCGTTTGCAACCACGCCTTTGCCGCAGCCACCCGCTTTTCCCTGCGAAAGACGCGTGTTACAGGCTCAGCGCCATCTTACCAGAACATGCGAACGAAAAATGCCGGACACGACCGCCGATTTGCTTGCCGAAAAGATCGATCTTCTCATAAGGGCCGTAGAGCGCCTGGCGCCGCCGGCCGTGCCTCGGACGGACCTTTCGGCGGCCGACTGCTTTGTATGGGAGGCCGATCCCGGTTACCTGGAACCGGTCGAGAAGGTCAACAGGGTGGATATCGATCTCATCCGCGGCGTGGACCGGGTCCGCGATATCCTCTTCGACAATACGGAGCGGTTCACGGCCGGGCTGCCGGCGAACAACGCGCTTCTGTGGGGTGCGCGCGGCATGGGCAAGTCGTCGCTGGTCAAGGCCGTTCATGCCTCGATCAACGAGGCGCGCAAATCGGGCGAGCCGCCGCTCAAGCTCATCGAGATCCACCGCGAGGACATCGACACGCTGCCGGCGCTGCTGGCTATCCTCAAGAAGGCGCCCTTCCGCTTTATCCTGTTTTGCGATGATCTTTCCTTCGA encodes:
- the yajC gene encoding preprotein translocase subunit YajC; translated protein: MFVTPAYAQTATGGTPDMLISVLPFILIFVIMYFLIIRPQRQQLKKRNEMLSALRRGDTVVTGGGLVGKVTKVTDDNEVEIDLGGGTKVTAVRSTIAEVRVRGEPVANQNAKK
- a CDS encoding ATP-binding protein yields the protein MPDTTADLLAEKIDLLIRAVERLAPPAVPRTDLSAADCFVWEADPGYLEPVEKVNRVDIDLIRGVDRVRDILFDNTERFTAGLPANNALLWGARGMGKSSLVKAVHASINEARKSGEPPLKLIEIHREDIDTLPALLAILKKAPFRFILFCDDLSFDHDDTSYKSLKAALEGGVEGRPTNVIFYATSNRRHLLPRDMIDNERSTAINPSEAVEEKVSLSDRFGLWLGFHKCSQDEYLEMIRGYVEHHKLAIDPEELRASALEWATTRGSRSGRVAWQFVQDLAGRLGQKLDG